The proteins below come from a single Diceros bicornis minor isolate mBicDic1 chromosome 3, mDicBic1.mat.cur, whole genome shotgun sequence genomic window:
- the ZNF467 gene encoding zinc finger protein 467 isoform X1 → MRETFEALSSLGFSVGQLKMAPQSEPGEGSHNAQEQMSPPREERALGTCKGHEAPRVEEGAHTEQAEAACRGGQARTPQKSEPMGSCPGEEWMIRKVKVEEEDQEAEEEVEWPQHLSLLPGPFPTPDLGPLAAAYKLEPGAPASLGGLALAGWAPASEKPYGCGECERRFRDQLTLRLHQRLHRGEGPCACPDCGRSFTQRAHMLMHQRSHRGERPFPCSECDKRFSKKAHLTRHLRTHTGERPYPCTECGKRFSQKIHLGSHQKTHTGERPFPCTECEKRFRKKTHLIRHQRIHTGERPYQCAQCARSFTHKQHLVRHQRVHEAAGGTPPSPGAPASPGSPAPSPTPSSPGPKPFACSDCGLSFGWKKNLATHQRLHRSEGRPFGCDECALGATVDPAAAEPLACVPRSTPAPQGAPASERSFFCPDCGRGFAHGQHLARHRRVHTGERPFACAQCGRRFGSRPNLVAHARAHSGARPFACAQCGRRFSRKSHLGRHQAVHTGSRPHACAVCARSFSSKTNLVRHQAIHTGSRPFPCPQCGKSFSRKTHLLRHQRIHGEAAHPASDADLAAPAWPTPPEVGAPPLFF, encoded by the exons ATGAGAGAGACTTTCGAAGCCCTCAGCTCCCTGG GATTCTCTGTGGGACAGTTGAAGATGGCCCCCCAAAGTGAGCCTGGGGAAGGGTCCCATAATGCCCAGGAGCAGATGTCCCCTCCCAGGGAAGAGAGAGCCCTGGGCACGTGCAAGG GGCACGAGGCCCCCAGAGTGGAGGAAGGCGCCCACACTGAACAGGCTGAGGCTGCCTGCAGAGGAGGCCAGGCGCGCACACCACAGAAGTCTGAGCCCATGGGCTCCTGCCCAG GGGAGGAGTGGATGATTCGGAAggtgaaggtggaggaggaggatcaggaggcagaagaggaggtcGAATGGCCCCAGCATCTGTCATTACTCCCCGGCCCTTTTCCCACGCCTGACCTGGGGCCTCTCGCCGCCGCATATAAGCTGGAGCCGGGCGCCCCAGCGTCATTGGGTGGGCTCGCCCTGGCGGGGTGGGCCCCGGCCTCGGAGAAGCCCTATGGCTGCGGGGAGTGCGAGCGGCGGTTCCGGGACCAGCTGACCTTGCGGCTGCACCAGAGGCTGCACCGCGGCGAGGGCCCCTGCGCCTGCCCGGACTGCGGCCGCAGCTTCACGCAGCGCGCGCACATGCTGATGCACCAGCGCAGCCACCGCGGCGAGCGGCCCTTCCCGTGCTCCGAGTGCGACAAGCGCTTCAGCAAGAAGGCCCACCTGACCCGCCACCTGCGCACGCACACCGGCGAGAGGCCCTACCCGTGCACAGAGTGCGGCAAGCGCTTCAGCCAGAAGATACACCTGGGCTCGCACCAGAAGACGCACACGGGCGAGCGACCCTTCCCCTGCACTGAGTGCGAGAAGCGCTTTCGCAAAAAGACGCACCTGATCCGTCACCAGCGCATCCACACGGGCGAGAGGCCCTATCAGTGCGCGCAGTGCGCACGCAGCTTCACGCACAAGCAGCACTTGGTGCGGCACCAAAGGGTGCACGAGGCGGCCGGCGGCACGCCGCCCTCTCCCGGCGCGCCCGCCTCGCCGGGTTCCCCTGCCCCGtctcccaccccctcctctccCGGGCCTAAGCCTTTCGCCTGCTCCGACTGCGGCCTGAGCTTCGGCTGGAAGAAGAACCTCGCCACGCACCAGCGTCTGCATCGCAGCGAGGGGCGCCCCTTCGGTTGCGATGAGTGCGCACTGGGCGCCACCGTAGACCCCGCCGCTGCCGAGCCCTTGGCCTGCGTGCCCCGAAGCACACCGGCACCCCAGGGCGCTCCCGCAAGCGAGCGGTCCTTCTTCTGCCCGGACTGCGGGCGCGGCTTCGCCCACGGGCAGCACCTGGCGCGGCACCGGCGGGTGCACACCGGCGAACGACCCTTCGCCTGTGCGCAGTGTGGCCGCCGCTTCGGCTCGCGGCCCAATCTAGTTGCCCACGCCAGGGCCCACAGCGGCGCCAGGCCTTTCGCCTGTGCGCAGTGCGGCCGCCGGTTCAGCCGCAAGTCGCACCTGGGCCGCCACCAGGCGGTGCACACGGGCAGTCGGCCCCACGCTTGCGCCGTCTGTGCCCGCAGCTTCAGCTCCAAAACCAACCTGGTCCGCCACCAGGCCATCCACACGGGCTCCCGTCCCTTTCCCTGTCCGCAGTGTGGCAAGAGCTTCAGCCGCAAGACTCATCTGCTGCGGCACCAGCGCATCCATGGCGAGGCCGCCCACCCCGCCTCCGATGCTGACCTCGCGGCCCCCGCCTGGCCCACTCCCCCCGAGGTGGGGGCGCCCCCGCTCTTCTTCTGA
- the ZNF467 gene encoding zinc finger protein 467 isoform X2, with protein sequence MAPQSEPGEGSHNAQEQMSPPREERALGTCKGHEAPRVEEGAHTEQAEAACRGGQARTPQKSEPMGSCPGEEWMIRKVKVEEEDQEAEEEVEWPQHLSLLPGPFPTPDLGPLAAAYKLEPGAPASLGGLALAGWAPASEKPYGCGECERRFRDQLTLRLHQRLHRGEGPCACPDCGRSFTQRAHMLMHQRSHRGERPFPCSECDKRFSKKAHLTRHLRTHTGERPYPCTECGKRFSQKIHLGSHQKTHTGERPFPCTECEKRFRKKTHLIRHQRIHTGERPYQCAQCARSFTHKQHLVRHQRVHEAAGGTPPSPGAPASPGSPAPSPTPSSPGPKPFACSDCGLSFGWKKNLATHQRLHRSEGRPFGCDECALGATVDPAAAEPLACVPRSTPAPQGAPASERSFFCPDCGRGFAHGQHLARHRRVHTGERPFACAQCGRRFGSRPNLVAHARAHSGARPFACAQCGRRFSRKSHLGRHQAVHTGSRPHACAVCARSFSSKTNLVRHQAIHTGSRPFPCPQCGKSFSRKTHLLRHQRIHGEAAHPASDADLAAPAWPTPPEVGAPPLFF encoded by the exons ATGGCCCCCCAAAGTGAGCCTGGGGAAGGGTCCCATAATGCCCAGGAGCAGATGTCCCCTCCCAGGGAAGAGAGAGCCCTGGGCACGTGCAAGG GGCACGAGGCCCCCAGAGTGGAGGAAGGCGCCCACACTGAACAGGCTGAGGCTGCCTGCAGAGGAGGCCAGGCGCGCACACCACAGAAGTCTGAGCCCATGGGCTCCTGCCCAG GGGAGGAGTGGATGATTCGGAAggtgaaggtggaggaggaggatcaggaggcagaagaggaggtcGAATGGCCCCAGCATCTGTCATTACTCCCCGGCCCTTTTCCCACGCCTGACCTGGGGCCTCTCGCCGCCGCATATAAGCTGGAGCCGGGCGCCCCAGCGTCATTGGGTGGGCTCGCCCTGGCGGGGTGGGCCCCGGCCTCGGAGAAGCCCTATGGCTGCGGGGAGTGCGAGCGGCGGTTCCGGGACCAGCTGACCTTGCGGCTGCACCAGAGGCTGCACCGCGGCGAGGGCCCCTGCGCCTGCCCGGACTGCGGCCGCAGCTTCACGCAGCGCGCGCACATGCTGATGCACCAGCGCAGCCACCGCGGCGAGCGGCCCTTCCCGTGCTCCGAGTGCGACAAGCGCTTCAGCAAGAAGGCCCACCTGACCCGCCACCTGCGCACGCACACCGGCGAGAGGCCCTACCCGTGCACAGAGTGCGGCAAGCGCTTCAGCCAGAAGATACACCTGGGCTCGCACCAGAAGACGCACACGGGCGAGCGACCCTTCCCCTGCACTGAGTGCGAGAAGCGCTTTCGCAAAAAGACGCACCTGATCCGTCACCAGCGCATCCACACGGGCGAGAGGCCCTATCAGTGCGCGCAGTGCGCACGCAGCTTCACGCACAAGCAGCACTTGGTGCGGCACCAAAGGGTGCACGAGGCGGCCGGCGGCACGCCGCCCTCTCCCGGCGCGCCCGCCTCGCCGGGTTCCCCTGCCCCGtctcccaccccctcctctccCGGGCCTAAGCCTTTCGCCTGCTCCGACTGCGGCCTGAGCTTCGGCTGGAAGAAGAACCTCGCCACGCACCAGCGTCTGCATCGCAGCGAGGGGCGCCCCTTCGGTTGCGATGAGTGCGCACTGGGCGCCACCGTAGACCCCGCCGCTGCCGAGCCCTTGGCCTGCGTGCCCCGAAGCACACCGGCACCCCAGGGCGCTCCCGCAAGCGAGCGGTCCTTCTTCTGCCCGGACTGCGGGCGCGGCTTCGCCCACGGGCAGCACCTGGCGCGGCACCGGCGGGTGCACACCGGCGAACGACCCTTCGCCTGTGCGCAGTGTGGCCGCCGCTTCGGCTCGCGGCCCAATCTAGTTGCCCACGCCAGGGCCCACAGCGGCGCCAGGCCTTTCGCCTGTGCGCAGTGCGGCCGCCGGTTCAGCCGCAAGTCGCACCTGGGCCGCCACCAGGCGGTGCACACGGGCAGTCGGCCCCACGCTTGCGCCGTCTGTGCCCGCAGCTTCAGCTCCAAAACCAACCTGGTCCGCCACCAGGCCATCCACACGGGCTCCCGTCCCTTTCCCTGTCCGCAGTGTGGCAAGAGCTTCAGCCGCAAGACTCATCTGCTGCGGCACCAGCGCATCCATGGCGAGGCCGCCCACCCCGCCTCCGATGCTGACCTCGCGGCCCCCGCCTGGCCCACTCCCCCCGAGGTGGGGGCGCCCCCGCTCTTCTTCTGA